The genomic stretch TTATCGTGGTTAAAAAAGGTCTTCCATCTTTGGTATATCTATCTACATTCTTTTCAAAAAAGCTTCCGTAGTTCCCGCTTGTCTCTAAAAACGTTCTATACTGGATGACTTCATCCATAGGCTTTTCAAGCTTTCTTAAACCGTAAGCCGTCTTGTTTTGCCCGATTACTAGCAAATTTTCGCCGGTAAATGCAGTTGCTGTAGTGTGTCCTAAATTCCAACTATTTTGATAATCAACTACTGCAAATTTACTAGCCGTATTTAGATCTTTTGTAAAATAACTTCCGCCGTAGTGCGAAGTAAAGGCAAATTCTTCATTTTTATTATCGTAAGATACGGCGGCTATCATCTTGCCTTTATTCATCTTAATACCAATCTCTTTAGTTGATAAAATTTGAAGCTTTTTAGCTTCTTCAAAAGCTCCGCTTGCAAAGTTTTCGTTAAATTTCTTAGTATTAAAAATTCCATGTATATAAGGCTTTTCAGGATAATCCTTTTTTATACTAAAACTCTTTAATCTATCCCAAATATAAGTCTCCCAAGTCTTGCTTATCATAGGCAAATTTAGACTCATTCTATCGTTTGGCGCTTTGCCTCCGTATGGAGGAATTCCGTTGGTAAAAAACACTTGAATGCCGTTTGAAATAACAAGAGCAAAAGAGACGTAAAATACAATTTTGCCAAATTTGCTAAAAGGCTTAACAATGCTTCTTTGTACTGTAAAATCAGCATTTAACTCTTCGCTTCTTTTTATAAACATTAAAAAAAGCGACATAACTATAACTACGGCCCAATAAACTATAGCAGCCCAAGTATAGGTTCCAATACCCATAATCTCGGCTCCAAGACCCATATCTACATCAAGCTGAACGAAATTTCCAAGATGTCTTAAGCCCATATGAATACCAAAAGCCGCAAGTAAAATACCGATATAACGTATTTTAGCCTTGGTCCGTATCTAAGCATAAAAAAGCCTAGAAGTCCCACCAAAATCATACCCATACGCTCCCACCAACAAAGCGCGTAAGGACTCTCTCTTACGACATATCCGAGCCAAACATTAGCTATTCCAACAGGAATAACCAAAATAAGCATGATAGCAGTAGCCATTACTAGATTGAAATTCTTTTCATTTAGACAATTCATCATATCCTCCTAGTAATTTCCATTACCAAAGATGGAGCCAAAAGTGGTGACAAACCACATTCCTACAAGGATAAAAGTAGCCGCCCCAAACATTCCAAAAGCAAGCTTTTCTCGCTCAGGCTTAAACATCAGCAGATACATACAAATAGTAATAATAACAAGTGTTAAAAACTCCACTACGTCCTCCTTGAAATCAAATTTTAAAAATTATAATTAGAACTAGGGAGAAAATAGGGAGATTTAAGAGGTTTTAGACAAAATTATCTCAAATATTGCACCGCCGTCTAAATTTATCGCAGTTAAAGCGCCGCCAAATCGCTCTTCTATAATTGTTTTACTCATATAAAGCCCTATTCCGGTGCCTATTTTATTGTCTTTGGTGCTAAAATATGGCTCATAAATTTTATCTATTGGCGCAACCTTAATGCCTCCGGCATTATCTTTTACGCTCACTTTTACGAATTTTTCATCTTCATCAATGCTAATAGTTATAATGCCTTCTGTTACACTATTTTGCAATATAGCGTCCTTAGCATTAGTGATAAGATTTAAGACCACTTGAGAAAGCTCTCCGGCATAACCTAAAATTTCAAAATTTGACCTATACTCTCTTTTGATATCAATTGACTTTGAGCTTAAAAGCGCGCTTACAAGATTTATCGTCTTATCACACTCTTCTTCGATACTGAAAACTCTTTTTTCACTCTCTTTTGCAAAAAATAGTTTAAAATCAGTGATTGTTTTTGACATAAAATCAATTATCTGCGAAGATTTACTCAAATTTTCTCTTAAATCCTCTCTTTTAATCTCACTCACGTCATTCATAAGATCAAGCTTTGTGATGATTGCAGAAAGTGCGCTTAGAGGCTGCTTCCACTGATGAGAGATATTTGAGAGCATCTCACCCATGCTTGCTAAGCGGTTTTGATGTATCATAACCCGCTCTTTTTGTATGATCTGCTCGGTTTGAGTTTTTACCTCATTTTTTAAATTTTCATTTGCAAAAGCTAAACTGCGCTCGCTTATTTCAAGCCTTTTAATCAAAACGTTAAAAGCATAATTTAGTATCAAAAAAGCACTCACAAACATAATAAATCCGACACCGACAGTTACATAAAAAGCCTTTTTTATATCTTTATTTAGTGCCGACATATCCTCAAAAACTACGATATATCCGCTTTTGCCACCTAAAAAATCTATATTAAATTTATGCATTAAAGTAAGTTTATCTTCAAAGATGTATAAATTTTCAAAGGACAAAAACGGATTTGATACCCTATCAAGTATGCCTATTTTAGCCTTCTTAAAATTATTAAGCTCAAAATCAAGCACAAATTTAGCCTTAGCATAACCCTCCTTTTCTACAAGATCCAAAAAATGCTTCGCATCAAAAATAAAAACAAGATATCCGTCTTCGTTTTTCGTAGAACTTATAAACAACACCTCATCTTTATGTAGATAAAATCCGTCATTCCATGCCGCTATCATAGGCAAATTTATACTATCATTCATCTTTGTTATGAGTTTAAAATTATTATCAAAAAACGCCATCTGTTTTAGAAAAATATTCTCTTTGGACAAAATTTTATACCTACCCAAACTAAGCGCGTAAAGCTCATTTGAAAGAGAATTTCTTAAAGCATGTCTAACTCCCGTAGAGTTAAAATTTGCTTCGGCTCTATTATGTAAAAACTCATTAAGGCTAGATATGTTGCTTGATTAGATTTTGAAGTCTAAAATTTGTAGTTTGCATGTTGTTTTGACTTATACTCTTCATATTTTCATAGCGAAAATATGAAAATACCGATAAAAACAGGATAAAAATTACCAAAACAACGCTTAGTGTTTTAATTTTTATAGACAGCTTCACTTAAGTATATACCCTAGTCCAAAAGAGTTTTCAAGAGATAAAAATTCGCATTTTTTCCTAAGTTCTTTAATTATAGCTTTTAAGCTATCTTTGCTACCTTTATCATACTCGTAAACCGCATTTAAAATTTCATCAAATTGACAAATTCTGCCTCTATTTTCAAGCATAAACTTAAGTAGTAAAAACTCCTTTTTGGTAAGCTTTATCTCTAAATTTTGCTCGCTTTGTATAGACATATTTTCAAGCGATAGAGTGCGAATTTCATCTATTTTTATATCTTTTGGACTGAATTTTTTAGCGCAAGCTTCAAGCATAGATATAAAATTTTGCTTATTAAAAGGCTTTACTAAAAATTTTGTTATATTTAGCTCTACAGCCCTTAAAAGCGTGCTCTTATCATCAAAAGCCGTAAGCATAACTACAACTATATCTTTATCAATTTTTCTTATGGTTTTAAGCGCTTCAAGCCCGTCTAAAATAGGCATAGACACATCAAGTAAAAGCATGTCTGGAGTTGTTTCTTCATAAATTTCTAAAACCTCTTTTCCATTTTTTGCATAAAAAACTTCTTTAAAAAACATATTCAAAAGGGCTATAACCTCGTTTGCGACACTTGGTTCATCTTCTGCATATAAAACGCTTTTTGATTTTAAAATTTCTAATCCCAAATTTAACTCCAAAAATTTGACAGATATTAAAAAACTAATAAATTTGTATAAAATTATAACTAAAATTTTATACAATCTTAATCAGCTAACCTTTATAACTTTTTGGCTAAAATCCCCCTTATTTTTAAAAGGCAAATTTAGTGGATAATTATGATGTAGTCGTGATCGGCGGCGGTCATGCGGGTATTGAAGCTTGCACGGCGGCTGCAAAAATGGGTAAAAAAACACTTCTTATAACAATTCTAGCAGAGCAAATCGGTGCAGCAAGCTGTAATCCCGCAATCGGAGGACTAGCAAAAGGTCATCTCGTAAAAGAGATAGACGCACTTGGCG from Campylobacter sp. RM16189 encodes the following:
- a CDS encoding disulfide bond formation protein B, with translation MNCLNEKNFNLVMATAIMLILVIPVGIANVWLGYVVRESPYALCWWERMGMILVGLLGFFMLRYGPRLKYVISVFYLRLLVFIWA
- a CDS encoding HAMP domain-containing sensor histidine kinase, whose translation is MSKENIFLKQMAFFDNNFKLITKMNDSINLPMIAAWNDGFYLHKDEVLFISSTKNEDGYLVFIFDAKHFLDLVEKEGYAKAKFVLDFELNNFKKAKIGILDRVSNPFLSFENLYIFEDKLTLMHKFNIDFLGGKSGYIVVFEDMSALNKDIKKAFYVTVGVGFIMFVSAFLILNYAFNVLIKRLEISERSLAFANENLKNEVKTQTEQIIQKERVMIHQNRLASMGEMLSNISHQWKQPLSALSAIITKLDLMNDVSEIKREDLRENLSKSSQIIDFMSKTITDFKLFFAKESEKRVFSIEEECDKTINLVSALLSSKSIDIKREYRSNFEILGYAGELSQVVLNLITNAKDAILQNSVTEGIITISIDEDEKFVKVSVKDNAGGIKVAPIDKIYEPYFSTKDNKIGTGIGLYMSKTIIEERFGGALTAINLDGGAIFEIILSKTS
- a CDS encoding response regulator transcription factor; the encoded protein is MGLEILKSKSVLYAEDEPSVANEVIALLNMFFKEVFYAKNGKEVLEIYEETTPDMLLLDVSMPILDGLEALKTIRKIDKDIVVVMLTAFDDKSTLLRAVELNITKFLVKPFNKQNFISMLEACAKKFSPKDIKIDEIRTLSLENMSIQSEQNLEIKLTKKEFLLLKFMLENRGRICQFDEILNAVYEYDKGSKDSLKAIIKELRKKCEFLSLENSFGLGYILK
- a CDS encoding dihydroneopterin aldolase, with protein sequence MEFLTLVIITICMYLLMFKPEREKLAFGMFGAATFILVGMWFVTTFGSIFGNGNY